One region of Priestia megaterium genomic DNA includes:
- the aspS gene encoding aspartate--tRNA ligase, with translation MTKRSYYCGDVTEQATGETVLLKGWVQKRRDLGGLIFIDLRDRGGVVQVVFNPEKSAEALKIAEDVRNEFVLEVQGTVVAREEGTVNPNLKTGKIEVHAEQITVLNKAKTPPFAIADQTEVSEDVRLKYRYLDLRRSEMFNTLKMRNDITKTIRDFLDQNDFLDVETPILTKSTPEGARDYLVPSRVHEGEFYALPQSPQIFKQLLMVSGVERYYQIARCFRDEDLRADRQPEFTQIDIETSFLSQEDIMTMTEEMMSKVMKRVKDLDVTTPFPRMSYDEAMSRYGSDKPDTRFEMELVNLSELVKDCGFKVFSAAVENGGEVKAINVKGAASSYSRKDIDALTEFVKIYGAKGLAWLKVEADGLKGPIAKFFNEDEQKQFAEALQTEEGDLLLFVADKKSVVADALGALRLKLAKEQGIIDETKFNFLWVTDWPLLEHDEEDNRYYAAHHPFTMPVREDLPMLESDPGQVRAQAYDLVLNGYELGGGSLRIYERDIQEKMFKTLGFTLEEAYEQFGFLLEAFEYGTPPHGGIALGLDRLVMLLAGRTNLRDTIAFPKTASASCLLTNAPGEVSEAQLDELHLQVKKQKTEA, from the coding sequence ATGACAAAACGTTCATACTACTGTGGAGATGTAACAGAACAAGCAACTGGCGAAACAGTTCTATTAAAAGGATGGGTTCAAAAGCGCCGTGATTTAGGCGGATTAATTTTTATTGATTTACGCGACCGCGGCGGAGTTGTGCAAGTTGTATTTAATCCTGAAAAATCTGCTGAAGCGCTAAAAATTGCTGAAGATGTACGTAATGAATTCGTACTGGAAGTGCAGGGAACTGTTGTAGCTCGTGAAGAGGGAACCGTTAACCCGAACTTAAAAACAGGTAAAATTGAAGTTCACGCTGAGCAAATTACGGTGTTGAATAAAGCCAAAACACCTCCTTTTGCCATTGCGGATCAAACCGAAGTATCAGAAGATGTTCGATTAAAATATCGTTATTTAGATCTTCGACGTTCTGAAATGTTTAACACGCTTAAAATGCGCAATGACATTACAAAAACAATTCGCGACTTCTTAGATCAAAATGACTTTTTAGATGTTGAAACACCTATTTTAACAAAAAGCACGCCAGAAGGTGCACGTGATTATCTTGTGCCGAGCCGCGTACACGAAGGTGAGTTTTATGCTCTTCCTCAATCACCGCAAATCTTTAAGCAGCTGTTAATGGTAAGCGGAGTTGAGCGTTATTATCAAATTGCTCGCTGCTTCCGCGATGAGGACTTGCGTGCAGATCGTCAGCCTGAATTTACTCAAATCGATATTGAAACATCATTTTTATCTCAAGAGGACATCATGACAATGACGGAAGAAATGATGTCTAAAGTAATGAAGCGCGTAAAAGATTTAGATGTAACGACGCCTTTCCCGCGCATGTCATATGATGAAGCGATGAGCCGCTATGGTTCAGATAAGCCGGATACACGTTTTGAAATGGAGCTAGTCAACTTATCAGAGCTTGTGAAAGACTGCGGGTTTAAAGTATTTAGCGCAGCAGTTGAAAACGGCGGAGAAGTAAAAGCGATTAACGTAAAAGGTGCCGCTTCTAGCTATTCACGTAAAGATATCGATGCTTTAACAGAGTTCGTGAAAATTTACGGTGCTAAAGGGTTAGCATGGCTGAAAGTTGAAGCAGACGGCTTAAAAGGACCTATTGCAAAATTCTTCAACGAAGATGAGCAAAAGCAATTTGCTGAAGCTCTTCAAACGGAAGAAGGAGATTTACTTTTATTTGTAGCTGATAAAAAGTCAGTTGTAGCAGATGCACTTGGCGCTCTTCGTCTAAAGCTTGCAAAAGAACAAGGGATTATTGATGAAACGAAATTTAACTTCCTATGGGTAACAGATTGGCCTCTTCTTGAGCATGACGAAGAAGACAACCGTTACTACGCGGCTCATCATCCATTCACAATGCCAGTTCGTGAAGATTTACCAATGTTAGAAAGCGATCCTGGACAAGTCCGTGCACAAGCATATGACTTAGTGTTGAATGGTTACGAACTTGGCGGAGGATCTTTACGTATTTATGAGCGTGATATTCAAGAAAAAATGTTTAAAACGCTTGGATTTACATTAGAAGAAGCATATGAGCAGTTCGGTTTCTTACTTGAAGCATTTGAATACGGTACTCCTCCTCACGGCGGAATTGCGTTAGGTCTTGACCGTTTGGTTATGCTTTTAGCAGGACGCACAAACTTGCGCGATACAATTGCCTTCCCTAAAACAGCAAGTGCAAGCTGTCTATTAACAAACGCACCTGGTGAAGTAAGTGAAGCGCAATTAGACGAGCTGCATTTGCAGGTAAAAAAGCAAAAAACAGAAGCGTAA
- the dtd gene encoding D-aminoacyl-tRNA deacylase — protein sequence MRVVVQRAKNAKVTVAGETVGEIEHGYMLLVGITHEDTEADAEYVADKIVNLRVFEDESGKMNLSLLDVEGEILSVSQFTLYGDCRKGRRPNFMEAARPDHAVTIYNYFNKVLSGKNIRVETGAFGEMMDVSFTNDGPVTLIVESKEKTQAHR from the coding sequence ATGAGAGTAGTCGTACAAAGAGCAAAGAATGCAAAAGTAACTGTTGCAGGGGAGACGGTCGGCGAGATTGAGCACGGATATATGCTTTTAGTCGGTATTACCCACGAGGATACTGAAGCCGATGCAGAGTATGTAGCAGACAAAATTGTAAATTTGCGAGTGTTTGAAGATGAGTCTGGCAAAATGAATTTGTCGCTTCTAGATGTAGAAGGAGAAATTTTATCGGTATCTCAATTTACGCTTTACGGAGATTGCCGAAAAGGCAGAAGACCAAACTTTATGGAAGCTGCTAGGCCAGATCATGCTGTAACGATTTACAACTATTTTAATAAAGTATTATCAGGAAAAAATATTCGAGTAGAAACCGGCGCATTTGGCGAAATGATGGACGTATCATTTACGAATGACGGACCGGTCACACTTATTGTAGAAAGCAAAGAAAAAACGCAGGCTCACAGATGA
- a CDS encoding N-acetylmuramoyl-L-alanine amidase, translated as MAASILLLLCSSSFERPNVPVHQPIVVTADSLHVRSGPGRSFSITNKLTKNTRLSVSDRQGDWYYVESSGIQGWVFKKFTKTVALRSVQPSMQVAQRQPVYTLSKSLQHLKGKTIIIDAGHGGKDKGAIGTQGTYEKDLTLRTALILQNKLQKEGAHVILTRTRDEYVLLSQRTLQSTKADAFISVHYNSTNSSQLTGLMTYYYHQHQDSPLTHSIHQSLIEHAKLKDKGERFGNYYVLRENTRPSTLIELGFLSNEREETYINSISYQQMITSAIAEGLNHYFQNKEKTQTHL; from the coding sequence TTGGCTGCAAGTATCCTTTTGTTACTGTGCTCTTCCTCATTTGAGCGCCCAAATGTACCGGTGCATCAACCCATTGTTGTAACAGCTGACTCTCTTCATGTACGCAGCGGTCCAGGACGTTCATTTTCAATTACAAATAAATTGACGAAGAATACAAGACTATCCGTTTCAGACCGTCAAGGAGATTGGTATTATGTAGAAAGCTCGGGTATTCAAGGCTGGGTGTTTAAAAAATTCACGAAAACCGTAGCGCTCCGCAGCGTTCAGCCTAGCATGCAAGTAGCGCAGCGCCAGCCTGTTTATACGCTGAGTAAAAGCTTGCAGCACCTAAAGGGCAAAACCATTATTATTGATGCAGGCCATGGAGGAAAAGACAAAGGAGCCATCGGCACACAGGGCACATATGAAAAAGATCTCACTCTCCGAACAGCGCTGATTTTACAAAACAAACTTCAAAAAGAAGGCGCACACGTCATTTTAACCCGCACCCGTGATGAGTACGTTCTGCTTTCACAGCGCACGCTGCAATCGACTAAAGCAGATGCTTTTATAAGCGTTCACTACAACAGTACGAACAGCTCACAGCTAACTGGCCTTATGACGTATTATTATCATCAGCATCAGGACAGTCCACTCACACATTCTATTCATCAGTCACTCATTGAACATGCAAAATTGAAAGACAAAGGAGAACGATTTGGAAACTATTATGTTCTTCGCGAAAATACACGTCCGAGTACATTAATTGAACTGGGCTTTTTAAGCAACGAACGGGAAGAAACGTATATTAATTCCATCAGTTATCAGCAAATGATTACATCCGCTATCGCTGAAGGATTAAATCACTACTTTCAAAACAAAGAAAAAACGCAGACTCATCTGTGA
- the pstA gene encoding phosphate ABC transporter permease PstA, protein MRNKNARTVNNIWTGIFYGIAALVVALLVYLVVEIIAKGWGFWDPNFLFGKPSNTMAGGGIGPQLFNSFYMLVLTLIISIPLGLGAGIYLAEYAKQGRFLNFVRLCIETMASLPSIVVGLFGLLIFVTFSGWGYTLIGGALVITILNLPGLTRVCESAIASVPASVKEASLGLGATKWQTIVKVVIPSAIQQIITGVILTAGRIFGEAAALIYTAGLTTPMLNSNADLTSPVNPFNIFRPAETLAVHIWKLNSEGIVPDARLIATKSAAILIIMVLLFNIIARLVAKLLDSYFKGSTKTKKRKDVKSAA, encoded by the coding sequence ATGAGAAACAAAAATGCACGCACAGTAAATAATATATGGACAGGTATTTTTTATGGCATTGCCGCTCTAGTTGTGGCGCTATTAGTGTATTTAGTTGTTGAAATTATCGCCAAGGGCTGGGGATTTTGGGATCCGAACTTTTTATTTGGAAAGCCAAGCAATACGATGGCAGGTGGCGGTATTGGACCGCAGCTGTTTAACTCGTTTTACATGCTTGTTTTAACGCTGATCATTTCTATTCCTCTTGGTTTAGGAGCCGGAATTTACTTAGCGGAGTACGCGAAGCAAGGTCGTTTCCTAAATTTCGTCCGCTTATGTATTGAGACAATGGCGTCATTACCGTCCATTGTAGTTGGTTTATTTGGATTATTAATTTTCGTCACATTTTCAGGCTGGGGCTATACGCTTATCGGCGGAGCACTTGTGATTACAATTTTAAATTTACCGGGTTTAACGCGCGTATGTGAAAGTGCGATTGCATCTGTTCCTGCGAGTGTAAAAGAAGCGAGTTTAGGCTTGGGTGCGACTAAATGGCAAACAATTGTCAAAGTAGTGATTCCATCAGCGATTCAACAAATTATCACGGGCGTTATTTTAACAGCGGGACGAATCTTTGGAGAGGCAGCTGCGCTGATTTATACAGCTGGCTTAACGACGCCGATGTTAAATTCAAATGCCGACTTAACGAGTCCTGTAAACCCGTTTAATATTTTTCGACCAGCGGAGACGCTTGCCGTCCACATTTGGAAATTAAACTCTGAAGGAATTGTACCTGATGCGAGATTGATTGCAACAAAGTCAGCTGCTATTCTAATCATTATGGTTCTGTTGTTTAATATAATCGCTCGTTTAGTAGCAAAACTTTTAGACAGCTACTTTAAAGGTTCAACAAAAACGAAAAAACGAAAAGACGTTAAAAGTGCAGCTTAA
- the pstC gene encoding phosphate ABC transporter permease subunit PstC — protein MKGKKSINYVKSEYIGRTLSTFCGILIVLVTLAIIVFICEKGIQSFLQSNISIGEMLTSTKWSPNNKEYGALVFILGSMLVSIGAVIISAPIGIAIAIFNNYISPKFGSTVLRPVLELLVGVPSVVYGLLGVTILVPLLRDNFGGVGFSLIAGIIVLSVMILPTIASIADDAIRSVAPEYLEASYGLGSTRWQAISRVIIPSAKTGILTGIVLGLARAFGEALAVQMVIGNTVKLPESLYSPTATLTGILTMDMSNTLNGTAWNNALWTLAMILLLISFVFILIIRAIGKRGAHQ, from the coding sequence ATGAAGGGGAAAAAATCCATTAATTATGTAAAAAGCGAATACATTGGCCGTACGCTTTCTACATTTTGCGGTATTTTAATTGTACTTGTTACGTTAGCTATTATCGTATTTATTTGTGAAAAAGGCATACAGTCATTTTTACAAAGCAATATATCAATCGGTGAAATGTTGACTTCAACAAAATGGAGCCCAAACAATAAAGAATACGGGGCACTTGTGTTTATTCTGGGTTCAATGCTTGTATCAATCGGAGCCGTTATTATAAGTGCTCCAATTGGAATTGCTATTGCCATTTTTAACAACTATATTTCGCCTAAATTTGGGTCAACGGTTTTACGACCGGTTTTAGAGCTTTTAGTCGGAGTTCCTTCAGTGGTATACGGTCTTTTAGGGGTTACCATTTTAGTGCCGCTTCTTCGCGATAACTTCGGCGGAGTGGGCTTTAGTTTGATTGCCGGAATTATTGTCTTAAGCGTCATGATTCTTCCGACAATTGCAAGTATTGCTGACGATGCAATTCGAAGCGTAGCACCTGAATATTTAGAAGCTTCTTATGGACTAGGTTCAACAAGATGGCAGGCAATTAGCCGAGTTATTATTCCATCTGCTAAAACAGGTATTTTAACAGGTATCGTGTTAGGGCTTGCCCGTGCATTCGGAGAAGCGCTAGCTGTTCAAATGGTTATCGGAAATACGGTTAAGCTTCCTGAAAGCTTATACAGCCCAACGGCAACATTAACAGGTATTTTAACAATGGATATGTCTAATACGTTAAACGGAACGGCATGGAATAACGCATTGTGGACGTTAGCCATGATTTTACTGCTTATTTCTTTCGTGTTCATTTTAATTATCCGAGCAATTGGGAAACGAGGTGCTCATCAATGA
- a CDS encoding adenine phosphoribosyltransferase: MNFKDYITIVPDWPKPGITFKDISTLMDNGDAYRAATDEIVKYANDKQVDIIVGPEARGFIVGCPVAYALGIGFAPVRKEGKLPREVIKVDYGLEYGKDVLTIHKDAIKPGQRVLITDDLLATGGTIEATIKLVEELGGIVVGAAFLIELSYLDGRDKLDGYDVFTLMTY, translated from the coding sequence ATGAATTTTAAAGATTATATTACAATTGTACCTGACTGGCCAAAACCAGGTATTACATTTAAAGATATCTCAACATTAATGGATAACGGTGACGCATACCGTGCCGCAACGGATGAGATTGTAAAATATGCCAATGATAAACAAGTTGATATTATCGTAGGACCGGAAGCTCGCGGATTTATCGTTGGTTGTCCAGTAGCCTATGCGTTAGGTATCGGCTTTGCACCTGTTCGTAAAGAAGGAAAATTACCGCGTGAAGTAATTAAAGTAGATTACGGTTTAGAATACGGTAAAGACGTATTAACGATTCACAAAGATGCAATTAAGCCAGGTCAGCGCGTGTTGATTACAGATGATTTATTAGCAACAGGCGGTACAATTGAAGCGACAATTAAGCTTGTTGAAGAATTAGGCGGAATTGTTGTTGGAGCTGCGTTCTTAATTGAACTTTCTTACCTTGACGGCCGTGACAAACTAGACGGTTACGATGTATTCACATTAATGACGTATTAA
- a CDS encoding phosphate ABC transporter substrate-binding protein PstS family protein encodes MKTKGFKVTLAAFLMVGALAACGKDGASNDSGSGSKEEVSGTLTAAGSTALQPLAEEAANGITEKYPNLSVTVQGGGSGTGVNQVASGAVDIGNSDVPAADKIEDKSKADKLVDTKVAGIGFALVVNKDVKVESLTKEQIQKIFSGEIKNWKEVGGNDEKINVINRPASSGTRATFEKTLMGDAKVNDSVGTAQDSNGAVEQSVNSTPGAVSYLAMSYLIGDKKESLKMLNIDGVEPTTENIVSKKYPFWSYEYMITNGEPKDGAKEYIDYVSGKDFAKQVEDMGYIPMTEFKK; translated from the coding sequence ATGAAAACAAAGGGTTTTAAAGTAACATTAGCAGCTTTTTTAATGGTAGGAGCACTAGCAGCATGTGGTAAAGACGGAGCAAGCAACGACAGTGGTTCGGGCAGCAAAGAAGAAGTGTCAGGTACGTTAACAGCGGCGGGATCTACAGCTTTACAACCACTTGCAGAAGAAGCAGCGAATGGAATTACGGAAAAATATCCAAACCTTTCAGTAACGGTACAAGGTGGAGGTAGTGGAACTGGTGTTAACCAAGTAGCATCAGGAGCAGTTGACATTGGAAACTCTGACGTTCCAGCAGCCGATAAAATCGAAGATAAATCAAAAGCAGATAAACTTGTCGATACGAAAGTAGCGGGCATTGGGTTCGCACTTGTTGTAAATAAAGATGTAAAAGTAGAATCGTTAACAAAAGAGCAAATTCAAAAGATTTTCTCTGGTGAAATTAAAAACTGGAAAGAAGTTGGCGGAAACGACGAAAAAATTAACGTAATCAACCGTCCAGCATCATCTGGTACACGTGCTACATTTGAGAAAACATTAATGGGTGACGCAAAAGTAAATGACAGCGTTGGTACAGCTCAAGATTCAAACGGAGCGGTTGAGCAATCAGTAAACTCAACTCCAGGAGCAGTAAGTTACCTTGCTATGTCGTATTTAATTGGCGATAAAAAAGAAAGTTTAAAAATGCTTAATATTGATGGTGTGGAGCCAACAACAGAAAATATTGTTTCTAAAAAATATCCGTTCTGGTCTTATGAGTACATGATTACAAACGGTGAGCCAAAAGATGGTGCAAAAGAGTACATTGATTATGTATCTGGTAAAGACTTTGCTAAGCAAGTAGAAGATATGGGCTATATCCCAATGACTGAATTCAAAAAATAA
- a CDS encoding tRNA threonylcarbamoyladenosine dehydratase produces MLHQFSRNELAIGKEGLATLKGSTVAILGIGGVGSFSAEALARSGVGRLILVDKDDVDITNVNRQIHALLSTVGQPKTELMKQRILDINPDCDVVSLQMFYTEETYEEFFSYKPDFVVDASDTISYKIHLMKECLKRDIPIISSMGAANKMDPTRFKIADISKTHTDPIAKVVRTRLRKEGIRKGINVVFSDERPIVIREEVRKEVGNDQAQIRKAKMPPSSNAFVPSVAGLIMGGHVINELLSNIKIRRVGDQ; encoded by the coding sequence ATGTTGCATCAGTTTTCGCGTAATGAACTGGCGATAGGAAAAGAAGGGTTAGCTACTTTAAAAGGCAGCACGGTTGCTATTTTAGGGATAGGAGGAGTAGGGTCGTTTTCTGCTGAGGCTTTGGCTCGGTCAGGAGTAGGTCGTTTAATTCTTGTAGATAAAGACGATGTTGATATTACAAACGTAAATCGTCAAATTCATGCGCTGCTTTCGACGGTAGGTCAGCCCAAGACAGAATTAATGAAACAGCGTATTTTGGATATTAACCCAGACTGTGACGTCGTTTCTCTTCAAATGTTTTATACGGAAGAAACGTATGAAGAGTTCTTTAGTTACAAACCGGACTTTGTAGTGGATGCATCCGATACGATTTCGTATAAAATTCATTTAATGAAAGAATGTTTAAAACGTGATATTCCGATTATTTCAAGTATGGGTGCTGCGAATAAAATGGATCCAACACGTTTTAAAATTGCAGACATTTCAAAGACGCATACAGATCCGATTGCAAAAGTGGTTCGTACTCGTCTGCGTAAAGAAGGAATTCGCAAAGGAATTAACGTCGTTTTTTCTGATGAACGTCCAATCGTTATTCGCGAAGAAGTTCGCAAAGAAGTAGGAAACGATCAAGCGCAAATTCGAAAAGCGAAAATGCCCCCATCTTCTAATGCTTTTGTTCCATCTGTAGCGGGATTAATTATGGGCGGTCATGTTATCAATGAATTATTAAGTAATATTAAGATTCGCCGCGTAGGTGATCAATAA
- the hisS gene encoding histidine--tRNA ligase, translating to MSVQIPRGTQDILPGKVEYWQFVEQRAREICRAFNYQEIRTPMFEHTELFLRGVGETTDIVQKEMYTFKDRGDRSLTLRPEGTAAVGRSFVSNKMFGNPTQPTKLFYIGPMFRYERPQAGRFRQFVQFGVEALGVNDPAIDAEVLALLMSFYQSLGLKKLKLVVNSLGDTESRQAHRQALIDHFAPRIGEFCSDCQSRLEKNPLRILDCKKDRDHELMATAPSILDYLNDYSKEYFEKVQQYLTDLDIDYVVDPTLVRGLDYYNHTAFELMSEAEGFGAITTLCGGGRYNGLIQEIGGPETPGIGFALSIERLLSALEAEGIELPVETGVDCYVVTMGDEAKEKSVSIVNTLRRAGFVADKDYQDKKMKAQFKAADRVQAKFVVVLGEDELAKQIVNVKNMESGEQQEVSIDQLVSYLQEQV from the coding sequence ATGTCAGTTCAAATACCTAGAGGCACACAAGATATTTTACCGGGCAAAGTAGAATATTGGCAGTTTGTTGAACAGCGAGCAAGAGAAATCTGCCGTGCGTTCAACTACCAAGAAATTCGTACACCAATGTTTGAACACACTGAATTATTTTTGCGCGGAGTGGGAGAAACAACGGATATCGTGCAAAAAGAAATGTACACATTTAAGGATCGAGGCGACCGCAGCTTAACACTTCGTCCAGAAGGAACAGCTGCAGTTGGACGATCATTTGTTTCAAATAAAATGTTTGGAAATCCAACGCAGCCAACAAAGCTGTTTTATATCGGTCCTATGTTTCGTTATGAACGCCCTCAAGCGGGACGTTTCCGTCAATTCGTTCAGTTTGGCGTAGAAGCATTAGGGGTAAATGATCCAGCTATCGACGCTGAAGTTCTTGCCCTGTTAATGAGCTTTTACCAATCGCTTGGATTAAAAAAATTAAAGCTGGTTGTTAACAGTTTAGGAGATACAGAAAGTCGTCAAGCTCACCGTCAAGCACTTATCGATCACTTTGCACCTCGCATCGGAGAGTTTTGCAGCGACTGTCAAAGCCGATTGGAGAAAAATCCTCTTCGTATTTTAGATTGTAAAAAAGATCGTGACCATGAACTGATGGCTACAGCGCCGTCTATTCTTGATTATTTAAACGACTATTCAAAAGAATATTTTGAAAAAGTACAGCAGTACTTAACCGATTTAGACATTGACTATGTTGTAGATCCGACGCTAGTACGCGGGTTAGATTATTATAATCACACAGCATTTGAACTAATGAGTGAAGCAGAAGGATTTGGCGCCATTACAACTCTTTGCGGCGGAGGCCGTTATAATGGGCTGATTCAAGAAATCGGCGGACCTGAAACACCAGGTATCGGATTCGCTTTAAGCATTGAACGTTTATTATCTGCATTGGAAGCAGAAGGAATTGAGCTTCCGGTAGAAACTGGCGTAGATTGCTATGTAGTGACAATGGGCGATGAGGCGAAAGAAAAATCTGTTTCAATTGTAAATACGCTTCGACGTGCAGGTTTTGTAGCAGATAAAGATTATCAAGATAAAAAAATGAAAGCTCAGTTCAAAGCAGCCGATCGTGTACAAGCAAAATTTGTTGTTGTTCTAGGTGAAGATGAGCTAGCAAAACAAATTGTAAACGTAAAGAATATGGAATCTGGCGAACAGCAAGAAGTATCAATTGATCAATTGGTTAGCTATTTGCAGGAACAAGTATAA
- a CDS encoding RelA/SpoT family protein has translation MANEQVLTAEQVIDNTKRYLNEEDVAFVQKAYDFAKEAHKEQYRKSGEPYIIHPIQVAGILVDLDMDPATIAAGFLHDVVEDTEITLKDLEKAFNEEVAMLVDGVTKLGKIKYKSKEEQQAENHRKMFVAMAQDIRVILIKLADRLHNMRTLKHLPQEKQRRISNETLEIFAPLAHRLGISKIKWELEDTALRYLNPQQYYRIVNLMKKKRAEREQYLAEVIDEVREQVDEVSIKVEISGRPKHIYSIYRKMALQNKQFNEIYDLLAVRIIVNSIKDCYAVLGIIHTCWKPMPGRFKDYIAMPKQNMYQSLHTTVIGPKGDPLEVQIRTFDMHQIAEYGIAAHWAYKEGKTAEHASFEEKLTWFREILEFQNDANDAEEFMESLKVDLFSDMVYIFTPKGDVIELPSGSVPIDFSYRIHSEIGNKTIGAKVNGKMVTLDYRLKTGDIIEILTSKHSYGPSKDWLKLAQTSQAKNKIRQFFKKQSRDENIEKGKELVEKEIRQMEFDLKEVLTADNIKRVAEKFNFSNEDDMYAAIGYNGLTAAQVANRLTEKWRKQRDQEQEIQIDDIARDTAAKRVRQHKRKDSGVIVPGVENMLIRLSKCCNPVPGDEIVGFITKGRGVSVHRADCLNVHTDDAESRLIPVEWETHIKEGKEFNVEIEISGYDRRGLLNEVLQVVNETKTNISAVSGKSDRNKMATIHMSISIHNISHLHKVVERIKQLRDIYSVRRIMH, from the coding sequence ATGGCAAATGAGCAAGTCCTAACAGCGGAACAGGTCATTGACAATACGAAGCGATATTTAAATGAAGAAGACGTGGCTTTTGTACAAAAAGCATATGATTTTGCAAAAGAAGCTCACAAAGAACAATATCGCAAGTCGGGTGAACCATATATTATCCACCCGATTCAAGTCGCAGGAATTTTAGTTGATCTAGATATGGATCCAGCAACAATTGCAGCTGGATTTCTACATGATGTGGTCGAAGATACAGAGATAACACTAAAGGATTTAGAAAAAGCTTTTAACGAAGAAGTAGCAATGCTAGTAGACGGCGTAACGAAACTTGGAAAAATTAAATATAAGTCTAAAGAAGAGCAGCAGGCTGAAAATCACCGCAAGATGTTTGTGGCAATGGCTCAAGATATTCGAGTCATACTGATCAAACTTGCGGATCGTCTTCATAACATGCGTACGCTGAAGCATTTACCGCAGGAAAAGCAGCGACGCATTTCAAATGAAACGCTTGAAATTTTTGCTCCTCTTGCTCATCGTCTTGGTATTTCAAAAATTAAGTGGGAGCTTGAAGATACAGCTTTACGTTACTTAAATCCTCAGCAATATTATCGCATTGTCAATTTGATGAAGAAAAAGCGTGCGGAACGCGAGCAATATTTGGCTGAAGTTATTGATGAAGTTCGTGAGCAAGTAGATGAAGTGTCGATTAAAGTTGAAATTTCAGGACGTCCAAAACATATTTATTCCATTTATCGTAAAATGGCACTGCAAAACAAGCAGTTTAATGAAATTTACGATTTACTAGCTGTGCGCATTATTGTAAATAGCATTAAAGACTGCTATGCGGTGTTAGGGATTATTCACACGTGCTGGAAACCAATGCCAGGACGTTTCAAAGATTATATTGCGATGCCAAAACAAAATATGTACCAGTCTCTTCATACGACGGTTATCGGACCAAAAGGTGATCCGTTAGAAGTTCAAATTCGAACATTTGACATGCACCAAATTGCTGAGTATGGAATTGCTGCTCACTGGGCTTACAAAGAGGGAAAAACAGCTGAGCATGCTTCATTTGAAGAAAAGTTAACGTGGTTTAGAGAAATTTTAGAATTTCAAAATGATGCAAACGATGCAGAAGAGTTTATGGAATCTCTAAAAGTTGATTTGTTTTCTGACATGGTTTATATTTTTACGCCAAAAGGCGACGTCATTGAGCTTCCTTCGGGTTCTGTTCCAATTGATTTTTCCTATCGTATTCATTCTGAAATCGGAAATAAAACCATTGGAGCAAAAGTCAACGGCAAGATGGTTACGCTTGATTACCGTTTGAAAACGGGGGACATTATCGAAATTTTGACGTCTAAGCATTCATATGGTCCAAGCAAGGACTGGTTAAAGCTTGCTCAAACGTCTCAAGCCAAAAATAAAATTCGCCAATTCTTTAAAAAGCAAAGCCGCGATGAAAATATTGAAAAAGGCAAAGAGCTGGTTGAAAAAGAAATTCGTCAAATGGAGTTTGACTTAAAAGAAGTATTAACAGCTGATAATATCAAACGAGTAGCGGAGAAGTTTAATTTCTCAAATGAAGATGATATGTATGCAGCTATTGGATATAACGGATTAACTGCGGCTCAAGTAGCTAATCGTTTAACCGAGAAGTGGAGAAAGCAGCGCGATCAAGAACAAGAGATCCAAATTGATGACATTGCACGCGACACTGCGGCTAAACGTGTTCGCCAGCATAAACGAAAAGATTCCGGTGTTATCGTACCGGGTGTAGAGAACATGCTGATTCGCTTGTCTAAATGCTGTAATCCAGTTCCCGGAGATGAGATTGTTGGTTTTATTACAAAGGGGCGGGGAGTATCTGTTCATAGAGCAGATTGTTTAAACGTTCACACAGATGATGCTGAAAGCCGTCTTATTCCTGTAGAGTGGGAAACACATATTAAAGAGGGCAAAGAGTTTAATGTGGAAATTGAAATTTCGGGCTACGACCGTCGAGGCTTACTAAATGAAGTTCTGCAGGTTGTAAACGAGACTAAAACGAATATTTCAGCCGTTTCAGGAAAATCGGACCGAAACAAAATGGCTACGATTCATATGTCAATTTCTATTCATAACATCAGTCATCTTCATAAAGTGGTCGAGCGCATTAAGCAGCTTCGAGACATTTATTCAGTTCGCCGAATTATGCATTAA